In Gossypium hirsutum isolate 1008001.06 chromosome D06, Gossypium_hirsutum_v2.1, whole genome shotgun sequence, one genomic interval encodes:
- the LOC107895341 gene encoding far upstream element-binding protein 1, which produces MADEAQYSSGLDAGSNKRKYDDQPPLPSGARRPTGFSSPDSAPPSYNSVPPPLDGIEMAKQRAQEIAARLTASVASAGAEPKRPRFENGSGGGFDHDKGFSSAPSDVKPLSNSAPSAIPVSYGSYHGSSKKIDIPQNRVGVIIGKAGETIKYLQLQSGAKIQVQRDMDADPNSVTRPVELVGTAEQISKAEQLINDVLAEAETGGSGIVSRRLTGQAGSEHFEMKIPNNKVGLVIGKGGETIKNMQARTGARIQVIPLHLPPGDTSTERTLHIDGTSEQIKHARELVDEVTSENRMRNPSMAGGFPQQGYQARPASSWGQGAPPMQQPGYGYMQPGAYPGPSSQYNMLQPPYGGYPSQPSSGGYASGWDQSSVQPNQQTSAASGYDYYNQQPSQQQQQTSGDSVTPADNSGYNYSQPPASSYMQPGQGYSQYGYGGYHQSGYGQPSSYDQQQSYGSASSYGNVTNPTQGGQGDSGQAPTSTQPSATGQQGYNTSQQPNPNPGSYPPPGSTQPGYGMPPSQTGYGNQPPAQPGYGAGYGQPQTQKPLANPQMYGQAQQSPSTPGSYGQPGYHSQPPSSGYGQPETGSQLAQPPSYGAASAQPGYGAPTYGAGYGAPYNTSYGGSYSQPPTYPADNNAGGSTNGNYDAAPASKTVDQGGVAKASPKS; this is translated from the exons ATGGCAGACGAAGCACAGTACTCTTCAGGTCTCGATGCCGGCAGCAACAAGCGTAAATACGATGACCAACCCCCTCTCCCCTCCGGCGCTAGGAGGCCTACTGGTTTCTCTTCCCCAGATTCAGCTCCTCCTTCCTACAACAGCGTTCCGCCGCCGCTCGATGGCATCGAGATGGCCAAGCAGCGAGCTCAGGAGATTGCTGCTCGCCTGACTGCCTCCGTCGCCTCCGCTGGGGCCGAGCCCAAGCGCCCTCGTTTTGAAAACGGCTCCGGCGGTGGTTTTGATCACGACAAGGGGTTTAGCTCCGCTCCTTCTG ATGTAAAACCTCTTTCGAATTCTGCTCCTTCAGCTATACCGGTTTCGTATGGCAGCTACCATGGTAGTAGCAAAAAGATTGATATTCCTCAAAACAGGGTCGGTGTTATAATCGGGAAAGCTGGAGAAACCATTAAATATCTTCAACTACAATCTGGGGCAAAGATTCAGGTCCAAAGAGATATGGATGCTGACCCTAATTCTGTGACTAGGCCTGTAGAGCTTGTGGGTACTGCTGAACAAATATCTAAGGCAGAGCAGTTGATAAATGATGTTCTTGCTGAG gCTGAAACAGGGGGTTCTGGCATAGTTTCCCGGCGATTGACAGGACAGGCTGGAAGTGAACATTTTGAAATGAAGATTCCGAATAACAAG GTTGGTCTGGTGATTGGTAAAGGTGGTGAAACAATTAAAAACATGCAAGCTAGAACTGGAGCTCGTATTCAG GTGATACCTTTGCACTTGCCCCCAGGTGATACATCAACAGAAAGGACTTTACATATAGATGGGACAAGTGAACAGATTAAACATGCAAGAGAATTGGTTGATGAGGTCACAAGTGAG AACCGTATGAGAAATCCATCAATGGCTGGAGGATTTCCACAGCAAGGTTATCAAGCAAGACCAGCCTCAAGCTGGGGCCAAGGGGCTCCTCCAATGCAACAGCCTGGTTATGGTTATATGCAGCCTGGGGCATATCCTGGCCCATCATCGCAGTACAACATGTTGCAGCCTCCTTATGGGGGCTACCCTTCCCAACCGTCATCTGGTGGATATGCCTCTGGTTGGGACCAGTCATCTGTACAACCAAACCAGCAAACCTCTGCTGCAAGTGGTTATGATTACTATAACCAACAGCCTTCACAGCAGCAGCAGCAAACCTCTGGTGATTCGGTAACTCCAGCTGATAACAGTGGTTACAATTACAGTCAACCTCCAGCTTCTAGCTATATGCAACCAGGACAAGGTTATTCTCAGTATGGCTATGGTGGATACCATCAATCTGGTTATGGGCAGCCATCATCATACGATCAGCAACAAAGTTATGGTTCTGCTTCGAGCTACGGTAATGTGACAAATCCAACTCAAGGTGGTCAAGGGGATTCAGGTCAGGCACCTACGTCTACCCAACCGTCTGCAACAGGCCAACAAGGGTATAATACTAGTCAGCAGCCTAACCCAAACCCTGGAAGTTATCCACCTCCAGGAAGTACTCAACCTGGTTATGGAATGCCGCCTTCCCAAACTGGCTATGGGAATCAGCCACCAGCACAGCCTGGTTATGGAGCTGGATATGGACAACCACAAACGCAGAAACCTTTGGCCAATCCCCAGATGTATGGGCAGGCTCAACAGTCGCCTAGCACCCCAGGAAGTTATGGCCAGCCAGGATATCATTCACAGCCGCCATCTTCTGGTTATGGTCAACCAGAGACAGGTTCACAACTTGCTCAACCACCAAGTTATGGTGCGGCATCTGCCCAGCCTGGATATGGAGCCCCAACCTATGGAGCTGGTTATGGAGCACCTTATAACACCTCTTATGGTGGTAGTTACTCACAGCCTCCAACATATCCAGCCGACAACAATGCTGGTGGGAGCACTAATGGAAATTACGATGCAGCACCAGCATCTAAAACTGTTGACCAGGGTGGAGTTGCCAAGGCATCCCCCAAAAGTTGA
- the LOC107895340 gene encoding LOW QUALITY PROTEIN: ferrochelatase-2, chloroplastic-like (The sequence of the model RefSeq protein was modified relative to this genomic sequence to represent the inferred CDS: deleted 1 base in 1 codon): protein MEEKIGVLLLNLGGPETLKDDIIRLPGLFKLLQRPLAKLISVLRAPKSEGYAAIGGSSPLRKITDEQANALRMALEAKNVNVSVYVGMRYRYPFTEEAIEQIKLDRIKKLVVLPLYPQFSISTTGSSIRVLQHIFREDVYLSRLPVSVILSWYQRQGYICSMADLIKEELERFAKPEEVMIFFSAHGVPDSYVEDAGDPYKDQMEECVYLIMQELKSRGIGNDHTLAYQIRVGPVHWLKPYIDEVLVELGQKGVKSLLAVPISFVSEHIETLEEIDMEYKHLALESGIENWGRVPALGCTSSFITDLADAVVEALPSAKALSASREPAEETNYEPVRYLVKLFFCSILAFVLLLLRPKVVFAFRNHLH from the exons ATGGAGGAAAAAATTGGGGTTCTTCTTTTGAACCTTGGAGGGCCAGAGACACTTAAAGAT GATATAATACGGTTGCCTGGGCTGTTTAAGTTACTTCAACGGCCATTGGCGAAGCTAATATCTGTTCTTCGAGCTCCGAAAAGTGAAGGGTATGCTGCCATTGGTGGCAGCTCGCCTTTGCGTAAAATAACCGATGAACAG GCAAATGCTCTTCGAATGGCTTTGGAGGCAAAGAATGTGAATGTTAGTGTATATGTTGGAATGCGATATCGGTATCCATTCACAGAGGAGGCCATTGAGCAG ATTAAGCTAGACAGGATA AAAAAGCTTGTTGTGCTGCCATTATATCCTCAGTTCTCCATTTCCACAACTGGGTCAAGCATCCGAGTTCTCCAGCATATTTTCAG GGAAGATGTGTATTTATCGAGACTACCTGTTTCTGTCATCCTCTCTTGGTACCAACGACAAGGTTATATTTGTTCCATGGCTGACTTGATTAAAGAAGAGCTGGAGAGATTTGCAAAGCCTGAAGAG GTCATGATATTCTTTAGTGCCCATGGGGTGCCTGATAGTTATGTTGAGGATGCTGGAGATCCATACAAAGATCAAATGGAGGAGTGCGTCTACTTAATTATGCAAGAGCTGAAATCTAGAGGAATTGGAAATGATCATACCCTTGCTTACCAG ATTCGAGTTGGGCCTGTGCACTGGTTAAAGCCCTACATAGACGAAGTGCTTGTTGAGCTTGGACAGAAAGGTGTGAAGAGTCTTCTAGCTGTTCCGATAAG CTTTGTGAGTGAACACATAGAAACCCTGGAAGAGATTGACATGGAATATAAGCACTTAGCTCTTGAATCCGGAATCGAGAATTGGGGTCGTGTTCCTGCCCTAGGTTGCACCTCTTCCTTCATCACGGATCTAGCTGATGCAGTAGTTGAAGCTCTACCATCCGCAAAAGCACTGTCAGCATCAAGGGAACCTGCTGAAGAAACCAACTACGAGCCAGTGAGATACCTTGTTAAACTGTTCTTCTGTTCGATCTTGGCGTTTGTTTTGCTACTATTAAGACCAAAGGTGGTATTTGCATTTAGGAATCATCTCCATTga